In Methanoregula sp., a single window of DNA contains:
- a CDS encoding alpha/beta hydrolase translates to MRPVRKWGPGPYPVAVIHGGPGAPGEMAHVARELSAAKGVLEPFQTETTLEGQVQELRSVLAEQGQVPVTLIGFSWGAFLSWMVAARYPALVRKLILVSSAPFEDRYATAITKTRLDRLKPKERAEAQSILKQMESASTPNKDALLGRLGCLLAHADAFDPISLEDDSFHCQYDVFKGVWDEASEKRKSQVLLHLAHSIQCPVVAIHGDYDPHPFEGVKEPLTRELADFRFILLKKCGHRPWIERTAAEEFFGILATEI, encoded by the coding sequence ATGAGACCGGTACGCAAATGGGGGCCCGGGCCCTACCCGGTTGCCGTCATCCACGGGGGCCCGGGTGCCCCGGGGGAGATGGCGCACGTGGCACGGGAACTCTCTGCGGCAAAGGGCGTGCTTGAACCCTTCCAGACCGAGACAACCCTCGAAGGGCAGGTCCAGGAGCTGCGCTCGGTGCTGGCAGAGCAGGGCCAGGTACCGGTCACCCTCATCGGGTTCTCATGGGGAGCGTTTCTCTCGTGGATGGTGGCTGCACGCTACCCTGCTCTCGTCAGGAAACTGATCCTGGTCAGCAGCGCACCGTTCGAGGACCGGTATGCGACCGCCATCACAAAGACCCGGCTGGACCGGCTCAAACCAAAGGAACGTGCTGAAGCGCAGTCCATTCTTAAGCAGATGGAGTCTGCCTCAACCCCGAACAAGGACGCTCTTCTGGGGAGACTGGGATGTCTCCTTGCACACGCAGATGCCTTCGATCCGATCTCGCTGGAGGACGACTCGTTCCACTGCCAGTACGATGTGTTCAAGGGAGTCTGGGACGAGGCTTCAGAAAAGCGGAAGAGCCAGGTCCTCCTCCACTTGGCTCATTCGATCCAATGCCCGGTGGTTGCGATTCATGGCGACTATGACCCTCACCCGTTCGAGGGCGTCAAGGAACCGCTCACCCGGGAACTTGCCGATTTCAGGTTTATTCTTCTGAAGAAATGCGGCCACCGGCCATGGATCGAGCGCACTGCGGCTGAGGAATTTTTCGGGATTCTTGCTACGGAGATTTGA
- a CDS encoding CRISPR-associated endonuclease Cas1, protein MVNCMLNYGYSLLEAECLRAHNSVGLDAHDGFLHEMQIGKYSLAYDMQELFRFVVDLAVSTLSRGKQKDLDLVNPGYSINRPDADDIRNKILGIPYSEWKKRGLSKNGLHYMKKNAESYKPFTLNKHVRKRLDQWEIEMKSI, encoded by the coding sequence ATGGTCAACTGTATGCTCAATTACGGGTATTCTCTTCTTGAAGCGGAATGCCTCCGAGCCCATAACAGTGTTGGCCTAGATGCTCATGATGGATTCCTTCACGAGATGCAGATCGGGAAATACAGTCTTGCGTATGATATGCAGGAGTTGTTCAGGTTCGTTGTTGACCTTGCAGTTAGCACACTATCTCGTGGTAAACAAAAAGACCTTGATCTGGTTAATCCTGGTTATTCGATTAACAGGCCGGATGCGGATGATATTCGAAATAAGATATTGGGTATCCCATATTCGGAATGGAAGAAGCGAGGACTCTCTAAAAATGGTTTGCATTACATGAAGAAGAATGCTGAAAGTTACAAGCCGTTTACGTTGAATAAGCATGTCAGGAAGCGGCTGGATCAGTGGGAAATTGAAATGAAAAGTATTTGA
- a CDS encoding Mut7-C RNAse domain-containing protein, which produces MSPEPGIPASHCPAPEPRFIADRMLGTLTRYLRFMGYDTTSANGLAEGNAKEDTLLLELALQEHRILLTRDAELARRGKDQAILIRSEDVMEQVQQLVELGLIKRRITMSRCSLCNTRVREAFECEIAGADYAPKDWRGLSFFWCENCGKLYWNGSHGRMLEERIGGMRE; this is translated from the coding sequence ATGTCTCCTGAACCCGGCATTCCCGCCAGCCACTGCCCGGCTCCCGAGCCCCGCTTCATTGCGGACCGCATGCTCGGCACCCTGACGCGATACCTGCGGTTCATGGGATACGATACCACCAGCGCAAACGGGCTTGCGGAGGGCAATGCCAAGGAAGATACCCTCCTGCTGGAGCTCGCCCTCCAGGAGCACCGCATCCTGCTCACCCGCGATGCCGAGCTTGCCCGGCGCGGGAAGGATCAGGCGATCCTGATCAGGTCTGAAGACGTGATGGAGCAGGTGCAGCAACTCGTGGAACTCGGTTTAATCAAACGGCGGATCACGATGAGCCGGTGCTCGCTCTGCAACACCCGGGTGCGGGAGGCGTTCGAGTGCGAGATCGCGGGTGCCGATTACGCACCTAAGGACTGGCGGGGGTTGTCGTTCTTCTGGTGCGAGAACTGCGGGAAACTGTACTGGAATGGGTCGCATGGGAGGATGCTGGAGGAGAGGATTGGGGGGATGAGGGAGTAG
- the amrS gene encoding AmmeMemoRadiSam system radical SAM enzyme: MHEARQYAKLENNAVKCSLCSHRCTINDGKHGICGVRMNEQGSLKAMTYGKISAEAVDPIEKKPLFHYLPGTLSYSLGSIGCNFHCEHCQNWHISRAELEGAMLRELAPAEGVRRAIASGSQSISWTYNEPTIWHEYALDMGTLARAKGLGTIYVTNGYITDEALREISPMLGAFRVDLKAFTDDFYKKICGGKLQPVLDSAQLAKELGMHVETVTLVIPGLNDSMEEQEKLIRWVIENLGPETPMHFSAFHPDYKMLDRGATPVATLEKIYKKAKALGLRFPYLGNVPRNSYENTYCPKCNTTLIERQGFSSRFVALDGNQCTNCGEKIEIVRHVS, from the coding sequence ATGCACGAAGCACGCCAGTACGCAAAACTTGAGAATAATGCGGTAAAGTGCTCGCTGTGCAGCCACCGCTGCACGATCAATGACGGGAAGCATGGTATCTGTGGCGTGCGGATGAATGAACAGGGATCGCTTAAGGCGATGACCTACGGGAAGATCAGTGCAGAGGCAGTTGATCCGATCGAGAAAAAACCTCTTTTTCACTACCTGCCCGGCACCCTGTCGTACTCGCTGGGATCTATTGGCTGTAACTTCCACTGCGAGCACTGCCAGAACTGGCATATCTCCCGGGCGGAACTCGAAGGCGCGATGCTCCGCGAGCTGGCACCGGCAGAAGGCGTGAGGCGGGCGATTGCGAGCGGAAGCCAGAGCATCTCGTGGACCTACAACGAGCCTACGATCTGGCACGAATACGCATTGGATATGGGCACCCTTGCAAGGGCAAAGGGGCTCGGTACCATTTACGTAACAAACGGGTACATCACGGACGAAGCACTCCGTGAGATTTCACCGATGCTCGGGGCATTCCGGGTGGATCTCAAGGCATTCACCGACGACTTCTACAAAAAGATCTGCGGGGGGAAGCTCCAGCCGGTGCTCGACTCGGCACAGCTTGCCAAAGAACTGGGCATGCATGTCGAGACGGTCACGCTGGTGATACCGGGCCTCAATGACAGCATGGAGGAGCAGGAGAAGCTGATCCGCTGGGTAATAGAAAACCTCGGCCCCGAGACACCAATGCACTTCTCCGCATTCCACCCGGATTACAAGATGCTCGACCGGGGGGCAACCCCGGTCGCGACTCTGGAAAAGATCTACAAAAAAGCAAAAGCATTAGGACTGAGGTTCCCCTACCTGGGCAATGTGCCCCGCAATTCCTACGAGAACACGTACTGTCCCAAATGTAATACGACCCTCATCGAGCGGCAGGGATTCTCCAGCCGGTTTGTCGCACTGGACGGCAACCAGTGCACCAACTGTGGCGAAAAGATCGAGATCGTGCGCCATGTCTCCTGA
- the pyrH gene encoding UMP kinase, with amino-acid sequence MRNIVISLGGSILLPTLSGNRISSYVPVLRAIAEHHRLFVVVGGGGAARDYIGAARKLGVDEGTSDEIGILVTRLNATLLIAALGDAAYPKVAESHAEAKKFAESNKIVVMGGITPGQTTDAVAAVLAERVRASVFINATSVNGIYDKDPKKHKDAKRFETLTPQQLLEVVSQIGLGAGSNNVLDIIAARIVERSHIPLVVLDGQDPENLSKAILNGTFTGTIVSENNKSPLPV; translated from the coding sequence ATGAGGAATATTGTCATCTCGCTGGGTGGTTCGATCCTCCTCCCGACCCTCAGCGGGAACAGGATCAGCAGCTATGTTCCGGTACTCCGGGCGATAGCAGAGCACCACCGTCTTTTCGTTGTCGTCGGCGGGGGCGGTGCTGCACGGGATTATATTGGTGCTGCACGAAAACTCGGTGTGGACGAGGGAACCTCCGATGAGATCGGCATCCTTGTTACCCGGCTCAACGCCACACTTCTTATTGCGGCACTGGGAGATGCTGCCTACCCGAAAGTGGCAGAGAGCCATGCGGAAGCAAAGAAGTTTGCAGAATCCAACAAGATCGTCGTGATGGGCGGTATCACGCCGGGCCAGACCACCGATGCGGTCGCGGCGGTGCTCGCTGAACGCGTAAGAGCGTCGGTGTTTATCAATGCAACCTCGGTAAACGGCATCTATGACAAAGACCCGAAAAAGCATAAGGATGCGAAGCGGTTTGAGACTCTTACGCCCCAGCAGCTGCTGGAGGTTGTCAGCCAGATCGGTCTTGGCGCCGGATCCAACAATGTGCTCGATATCATCGCTGCCCGTATCGTCGAACGCAGCCATATTCCTTTAGTTGTACTGGACGGCCAGGACCCGGAGAACCTGTCAAAAGCAATTCTCAACGGTACATTTACGGGGACGATAGTTTCTGAAAACAATAAATCCCCTCTTCCGGTTTGA
- the nth gene encoding endonuclease III, with the protein MKKQDAAQCYSLLARHYPDARDSPAMLSKGSAFEVLVLTILSAQTTDRAVLMVREPLFKKYPTPSALAKAGTEDVEMIIHSLGFYHAKARNIIAASRVLLSDFKGIVPESMDELLTIPGVGRKTANIVLYHALGRNEGIAVDTHVRRLAQRIGFSNTDNVTVIERDLMALFPQEQWGDLTDVLIAHGRVCCDAKKPRCEVCPIRARCRYYATTVKEST; encoded by the coding sequence ATGAAAAAGCAGGACGCAGCGCAGTGCTATTCTCTTCTTGCCAGACATTATCCTGATGCCCGTGATTCTCCTGCTATGCTCTCGAAAGGCTCTGCCTTTGAGGTGCTTGTCCTCACTATCCTTTCAGCACAGACTACTGATCGTGCGGTGCTGATGGTACGAGAGCCGCTTTTTAAAAAATACCCGACACCGTCTGCTCTTGCCAAGGCCGGGACAGAAGATGTGGAAATGATCATTCATAGTCTTGGATTTTATCACGCGAAAGCCCGCAATATTATCGCTGCCTCCCGGGTGCTTCTCTCAGATTTTAAGGGAATTGTTCCCGAATCGATGGATGAATTGCTCACGATTCCCGGGGTAGGGCGGAAGACGGCCAACATCGTGCTTTACCATGCGCTTGGCAGGAACGAAGGGATTGCTGTCGACACCCATGTCCGCAGGCTGGCACAGCGGATCGGTTTTTCAAATACTGATAATGTCACCGTCATTGAACGCGATCTCATGGCTCTCTTCCCGCAGGAGCAGTGGGGCGATCTCACCGATGTCCTGATTGCCCACGGGCGGGTATGCTGCGACGCGAAGAAGCCACGGTGTGAAGTGTGCCCGATACGTGCACGGTGCCGGTATTACGCAACAACCGTAAAAGAGAGTACATAA
- a CDS encoding response regulator, which translates to MIPNGIGERAVGTETSNITAATIPLVPGRKPISISLLLVDDEPSLLEIGRIYLERTPGITVTTADSASSALRELENTTFDAIVSDYQMPGMDGIAFLQEVRGRSRTLPFILFTGKGREDVVIKALNSGADYYLQKGGDPKSQYAELVHKVKRSVEQRRAESALKRKHAVLRAILSASPNGIAYVRSRTFQWVNDSLAAMLGYRRDELKGLHLEKLYENYQTYDEIGRRIQKDLKATGKSTIITRFKHKNGFAIDAEIHIAPLDAGNLHLGHMILMSDISRKVAAVRDMKNPTGIPHLELSPVIEVDQNGKITYYNDAAIDAMVRYGSRGSLEEFFPKDLSTILTRMDEMDTGSIFRDVMIGTATYRLHITLSAKFRIARLSAVNTSEA; encoded by the coding sequence ATGATCCCAAATGGTATTGGAGAACGCGCTGTTGGAACTGAAACCTCGAATATTACTGCTGCCACGATTCCGCTCGTACCGGGCCGTAAGCCCATATCCATCTCGCTCCTGCTTGTCGATGACGAGCCCTCGCTGCTGGAGATTGGGCGGATATATCTTGAACGCACTCCCGGTATCACGGTGACTACTGCGGATTCAGCATCGTCCGCACTCCGGGAACTGGAAAACACGACATTCGATGCGATTGTTTCCGATTACCAGATGCCGGGAATGGATGGGATTGCGTTCTTACAGGAAGTTCGAGGCCGGTCGCGGACCCTGCCGTTCATCCTCTTCACCGGTAAGGGGCGGGAAGATGTAGTGATCAAAGCACTGAACTCCGGCGCAGATTATTACCTGCAGAAAGGCGGGGATCCCAAGTCCCAGTATGCAGAGCTTGTGCACAAAGTGAAGCGCTCTGTTGAACAGCGACGGGCAGAATCAGCACTGAAACGAAAGCACGCAGTTCTGCGGGCAATCCTCTCCGCTTCACCAAACGGTATTGCCTATGTCAGGAGTCGTACCTTCCAGTGGGTAAATGACTCTCTTGCCGCAATGCTGGGATACCGGCGCGACGAGCTCAAAGGTCTGCACCTGGAGAAACTCTACGAGAATTACCAGACCTATGATGAGATTGGCCGTCGGATCCAGAAGGATCTCAAGGCTACCGGGAAATCCACCATCATCACGAGGTTCAAACATAAGAACGGTTTTGCGATCGATGCCGAGATCCACATCGCTCCGTTAGATGCAGGCAACCTTCACTTGGGCCACATGATTCTTATGTCAGATATCTCCCGTAAAGTAGCAGCGGTGCGGGATATGAAAAACCCGACTGGTATCCCTCATCTTGAACTGAGTCCGGTAATAGAAGTGGACCAGAACGGAAAGATCACGTATTATAACGATGCAGCAATCGATGCAATGGTCCGATACGGAAGCCGGGGCTCATTAGAAGAATTCTTCCCGAAAGACCTGTCGACGATTCTTACTCGTATGGACGAGATGGATACCGGCTCAATATTCCGGGACGTGATGATAGGTACTGCTACCTACCGGCTTCACATCACACTCAGTGCAAAATTCCGGATTGCACGCCTTTCAGCAGTCAATACCAGTGAAGCCTGA
- a CDS encoding ATP-binding protein: MNEHKALYPVLALIFLSMLIIMFVYELTKQVLNPSIDIWESHAITIVFTSVMSVIIVYFPLRSFYRQQQRTKEALRHQQEAEEKLRKSEMQYRSFVESVEDSIYTVDRDCRYLLINARHLLRRGLSPDMYAGKLYGDFHSVEETTIFAGQVARVLASKSQVQDEYEQNGQYYLRKLNPVIDPVVNDVIAITVISSDITDRKNAEKNLETINRKLNLMNDITRHDMLNQLTVLNSYLTLAGEQSGDMVTQKYLVKSEQVIDAILAQILFARDYQKIGVESPQWQNIAVTLVKARLPQKITSVAIDDRCSEIEIYADPLFEKVLYNLLDNAVRYAGPQPAIKFFLQEEPDRLVLVCEDNGPGVLQENKEKIFLRGFGKNTGLGLFLIREILAITGISIRECGEEGIGSRFEIAIPVGKYRVVGKKYTG; encoded by the coding sequence ATGAATGAACACAAAGCACTGTATCCCGTTCTTGCGCTGATATTCTTGTCGATGCTCATCATTATGTTTGTGTACGAGCTCACCAAACAGGTGCTCAATCCCTCAATTGATATCTGGGAATCCCATGCAATCACCATTGTTTTTACCAGTGTCATGTCTGTCATTATTGTCTATTTCCCGCTCCGGTCTTTTTACCGTCAGCAACAGAGGACAAAGGAGGCACTCCGGCACCAGCAGGAGGCTGAGGAGAAACTGCGAAAATCCGAGATGCAGTACCGTTCGTTTGTCGAATCGGTTGAAGATTCAATCTATACGGTCGACCGTGACTGCCGGTATCTTCTTATCAATGCCCGGCACCTTTTACGTCGGGGGCTTTCACCCGATATGTATGCAGGAAAACTCTATGGGGACTTCCACTCCGTAGAAGAGACCACAATCTTTGCCGGTCAGGTAGCGCGGGTTCTTGCGTCAAAAAGCCAAGTGCAGGATGAGTATGAGCAGAACGGGCAGTATTACCTCCGGAAACTCAACCCGGTTATTGATCCGGTGGTAAACGACGTGATCGCCATCACGGTCATCTCATCTGATATCACCGACCGGAAGAATGCGGAGAAGAACCTTGAAACGATCAACCGAAAGCTCAACCTGATGAATGACATTACCCGTCATGATATGCTCAACCAGCTTACCGTGCTCAACTCTTATCTCACGCTTGCCGGTGAGCAATCGGGCGATATGGTCACACAGAAATATCTCGTGAAGAGCGAACAGGTTATCGATGCGATCCTTGCCCAGATCCTCTTTGCCCGCGATTACCAGAAGATCGGTGTGGAGTCTCCCCAGTGGCAGAATATAGCAGTTACCCTCGTGAAGGCCCGCCTTCCGCAGAAGATTACATCCGTCGCCATCGATGATCGTTGTTCTGAAATCGAGATCTATGCGGATCCTCTGTTTGAGAAGGTGCTCTACAACCTGCTGGACAATGCTGTGCGATATGCAGGCCCCCAGCCGGCAATCAAATTTTTTTTGCAGGAAGAGCCCGACCGGCTCGTGCTGGTCTGTGAAGACAATGGTCCGGGCGTTCTTCAGGAGAACAAGGAGAAAATTTTCTTACGGGGATTTGGGAAGAATACCGGGTTGGGTCTCTTTTTGATCCGGGAGATTCTCGCCATTACCGGTATTTCTATCCGGGAATGTGGCGAGGAGGGGATAGGGAGCCGGTTTGAGATTGCGATTCCTGTCGGGAAGTACCGGGTCGTAGGGAAAAAGTACACCGGTTGA
- a CDS encoding inorganic phosphate transporter: MIEAPFILIIVIIVIALIFDFTNGFHDSANSISTVVSTKVLSPRNAVVFAAFFNFIAAFGFGVAVASTIAKIIQLEIVPTVMIPYIILAALTGAIVWNMITWFFGLPTSSSHALIGGMAGAGISAAGLVAIKWSTVSLVAAFMVISPLIGFAVGFLFMALVLNITKNAHKSTAESHFRRLQLCSAAAYSFSHGTNDAQKTMGIIVPLLFSIGYFGVAVDPNHLPVPLWVILIAHAAIALGTLFGGWRIVKTMGYKITKLRPVHGFAAESAGAATIIGASIAGIPVSTTHIICTSIMGVGTTMGASTVKWSVARSIALAWILTIPISALIGFVAFMGIRLIVGS; the protein is encoded by the coding sequence ATGATTGAGGCACCGTTCATCCTGATTATTGTCATCATCGTCATCGCACTTATCTTTGATTTTACCAACGGGTTTCACGATTCGGCCAATTCAATTTCAACCGTGGTCTCCACAAAAGTACTCTCCCCACGGAATGCAGTGGTCTTTGCCGCATTTTTTAATTTTATTGCTGCTTTCGGATTTGGAGTCGCAGTTGCGAGTACGATCGCCAAGATCATTCAGCTTGAGATTGTCCCAACAGTTATGATCCCCTATATCATTCTCGCTGCACTCACCGGTGCAATTGTGTGGAATATGATCACATGGTTTTTCGGTCTGCCTACGTCATCATCCCACGCTCTTATCGGGGGAATGGCAGGAGCCGGTATATCGGCAGCCGGACTTGTCGCAATCAAGTGGTCCACCGTTTCACTGGTAGCAGCGTTTATGGTCATCTCCCCCCTGATTGGTTTTGCAGTTGGTTTTTTGTTCATGGCACTCGTGCTCAATATCACCAAGAATGCCCATAAATCTACAGCGGAATCCCATTTCAGACGGCTTCAGCTCTGCTCGGCGGCAGCTTATAGTTTCAGTCACGGAACAAACGATGCACAGAAAACAATGGGTATCATAGTTCCCCTCCTTTTCTCCATCGGATATTTCGGCGTTGCTGTTGACCCCAACCACCTGCCGGTTCCCTTATGGGTGATCCTCATTGCCCATGCCGCCATCGCACTCGGGACACTTTTTGGAGGATGGCGGATTGTAAAAACAATGGGATATAAGATCACCAAACTTCGTCCGGTGCATGGGTTTGCTGCAGAGAGTGCGGGTGCAGCAACCATCATCGGGGCTTCTATCGCAGGTATTCCCGTGAGTACAACGCACATCATCTGCACATCGATCATGGGCGTAGGTACTACGATGGGTGCAAGTACCGTAAAATGGAGTGTTGCAAGGAGCATTGCTCTCGCATGGATCCTGACAATCCCGATCAGTGCCCTCATCGGTTTTGTGGCGTTTATGGGGATACGGCTGATTGTCGGATCATAA
- a CDS encoding DUF47 family protein, which produces MGLRELLIPKDKVFFDLFEKQAGVVKEAAWLLVALTEDFTNIKEKRHAIEKLEHKGDQITHDIYEQLNSSFITPLDPEEISHLASCLDEVLDYIDGATEKMYYYGIEGTDSHMIELAKLIHMSTVEIESAVKGIRSIKDPRYIEERCIEVNRLENLADDVLAHAVTDLFKTTDAITIIKLKDIYEHLETATDNCEDVANVLSDIAIRHS; this is translated from the coding sequence ATGGGTCTTCGTGAGTTGCTGATACCAAAGGATAAGGTTTTTTTCGACCTGTTTGAAAAACAGGCGGGTGTGGTAAAGGAGGCGGCATGGCTGCTTGTCGCCCTGACTGAGGATTTTACCAATATCAAGGAGAAGCGCCATGCAATCGAGAAACTCGAACATAAGGGAGACCAGATCACCCACGATATTTACGAGCAGCTGAACAGCTCGTTCATCACCCCACTCGATCCAGAAGAAATCTCCCACCTTGCATCATGCCTTGATGAGGTTCTGGACTATATCGATGGCGCTACCGAAAAGATGTACTATTACGGAATCGAAGGCACGGACTCTCACATGATCGAGCTGGCAAAACTGATTCATATGTCCACGGTTGAGATCGAGAGTGCAGTAAAAGGCATCCGTTCCATCAAGGACCCCCGATATATTGAAGAACGGTGCATTGAAGTGAACCGGCTCGAAAACCTTGCCGACGATGTGCTTGCACATGCCGTGACTGATCTCTTCAAAACAACTGATGCAATTACCATTATTAAATTAAAGGACATTTACGAACACCTTGAGACCGCTACGGATAACTGTGAAGATGTTGCAAATGTGCTGTCCGATATCGCTATCCGGCACTCATAA
- a CDS encoding inorganic phosphate transporter — MIGMEPIILFGIILALALNFVNGLNDASHSIATVVATKALSPIKAVFSTAICNMIGPFIFSTAVAATIGTAIVTKDALTPLSIVVALGASIVLVFVATRMGMPISSSHAMVGGLLGAGIGAFGFSAVILPSADTVIQVFFFACIGAILGALILAIICAAFEGDILFGILLGGVCGAGIIIPIMMIAGVIEIHGLLAIVLFIFISPLIGMAGAFLFNILVSQLIKHSRQSRAKHIFQPLHVLACLVQATAHGANDGQHAVGVITALLLSSGILLTFVVPTWVILASAVAIGLGTCFGGWQVVDKMAKDITKIRPYQGFCAASASSAILVMVTQQGIPVSSTHAINGAIIGVGATRGRNAVQWKVVREMMTAWVITIPLALVVSWTGYLMISFALTSV, encoded by the coding sequence ATGATTGGCATGGAACCCATCATCCTGTTTGGCATCATCCTCGCGCTTGCACTTAACTTTGTCAATGGTCTCAATGACGCCTCGCACTCGATTGCAACGGTTGTTGCTACAAAAGCACTCTCCCCGATAAAGGCAGTGTTCTCTACCGCGATCTGCAACATGATCGGACCGTTTATTTTTTCCACGGCTGTTGCAGCAACGATTGGTACTGCTATCGTCACGAAAGACGCGCTCACCCCGCTTTCGATTGTTGTGGCACTGGGAGCTTCAATTGTTCTCGTATTTGTTGCCACGCGTATGGGAATGCCGATATCCAGCAGTCACGCCATGGTAGGCGGATTGCTGGGAGCAGGCATAGGTGCATTTGGTTTTTCCGCCGTTATCCTTCCCAGTGCAGACACCGTAATTCAGGTTTTCTTTTTCGCCTGCATTGGTGCGATTCTCGGGGCTCTTATACTTGCCATCATCTGTGCTGCATTCGAGGGGGATATCCTTTTTGGAATCCTGCTGGGGGGCGTCTGCGGTGCGGGTATAATCATCCCGATCATGATGATTGCCGGTGTAATAGAGATCCACGGCCTCCTTGCGATAGTGCTCTTCATCTTCATCTCGCCGCTCATTGGCATGGCGGGTGCATTTCTCTTTAATATCCTTGTCTCCCAGCTCATCAAACACTCGCGGCAGAGCAGGGCGAAACATATTTTCCAGCCTTTGCATGTGCTCGCATGCCTCGTTCAGGCAACCGCCCACGGCGCAAACGATGGCCAGCACGCAGTCGGTGTGATTACCGCTCTGCTGCTCTCCTCAGGCATCCTGCTCACCTTTGTAGTACCGACGTGGGTAATTCTTGCATCAGCAGTTGCAATCGGGCTGGGCACCTGTTTTGGCGGGTGGCAGGTAGTCGATAAAATGGCAAAAGATATCACCAAGATCCGGCCGTACCAGGGATTTTGTGCTGCGAGTGCGAGCAGCGCAATTCTCGTGATGGTCACCCAGCAGGGTATACCGGTCTCGTCTACGCACGCGATCAATGGCGCGATTATTGGTGTCGGAGCAACAAGAGGCAGGAACGCAGTCCAGTGGAAGGTTGTGCGCGAGATGATGACTGCATGGGTGATTACCATCCCCCTTGCGCTGGTTGTGTCATGGACTGGTTACTTAATGATAAGCTTCGCGTTGACCAGTGTATAG
- a CDS encoding DUF47 family protein produces MAGKISEASVILNEITHELPNGIEKSHKVRQFEHQCDEITRHVYEQLNESLITPLEPEEIARLAPVLDDVMDRIDRVTQQVCNYELAESNETLKEFSYLIMMSATEIVNAVNALESLKKPDGVKSHSIEINRIYNLSIELQAKAVLDLFKNKDLLLIIKLKDIYEGLGRVMEKCNDVGHALNDIAMSHA; encoded by the coding sequence ATGGCGGGAAAGATCTCCGAAGCTTCCGTCATATTAAACGAGATCACCCACGAACTTCCGAATGGCATAGAAAAATCTCACAAGGTGCGACAGTTTGAGCATCAATGTGACGAGATAACCCGTCATGTGTACGAACAGTTGAACGAATCACTGATCACACCCCTCGAACCCGAAGAGATCGCCCGGCTTGCACCGGTCCTAGACGATGTCATGGACCGCATTGACCGGGTCACCCAGCAGGTCTGCAACTACGAGCTCGCCGAGAGTAATGAGACATTAAAGGAATTTTCCTACCTGATCATGATGTCTGCCACAGAGATTGTAAATGCAGTAAATGCGCTTGAAAGCTTAAAAAAACCTGATGGGGTGAAGAGCCATTCAATAGAAATCAACCGGATATATAATCTGTCGATTGAATTGCAGGCAAAAGCGGTGCTCGATCTTTTCAAGAATAAAGATCTGCTCCTGATCATCAAGCTCAAGGATATCTACGAAGGACTTGGCCGGGTGATGGAAAAATGCAACGATGTCGGGCATGCACTCAATGATATTGCAATGAGCCACGCATGA
- a CDS encoding GNAT family N-acetyltransferase, protein MIEQDGINAIRRTGVNTSQETLQKNGNHKEKKISVRELKADEFPVADKCWVEYHDTTGDPATDRIFAVFSGDLIVSLARCRRHPDGMDVDGIFTPDKHRRKGYSRLAVGALVEACHNDDLYMHAVRHLIGFYTKQGFIPIAEKELPQTIRDRYVWAGGNLEGAEVQPMYRKAGLFS, encoded by the coding sequence TGCAATCAGAAGAACCGGCGTGAACACATCCCAGGAAACGTTACAAAAAAATGGGAATCATAAGGAGAAGAAAATAAGTGTGCGTGAACTTAAGGCGGATGAATTCCCTGTAGCGGATAAATGCTGGGTAGAGTACCACGATACAACCGGTGATCCTGCCACAGACAGGATCTTTGCAGTTTTTTCCGGAGACCTGATCGTCTCTTTAGCCCGTTGCCGGCGTCATCCTGACGGCATGGATGTCGATGGTATTTTCACTCCTGATAAACATCGCAGGAAAGGCTATTCACGGCTCGCAGTCGGGGCACTGGTGGAAGCCTGCCATAATGATGACCTGTATATGCATGCGGTCCGGCACCTCATCGGTTTTTACACAAAGCAGGGTTTTATACCGATTGCAGAAAAAGAGTTGCCGCAGACTATACGCGACCGATATGTCTGGGCAGGGGGTAATCTTGAAGGAGCAGAGGTTCAGCCCATGTACCGGAAAGCCGGATTATTCTCATAG